A window of Gammaproteobacteria bacterium contains these coding sequences:
- a CDS encoding NAD(P)H-dependent oxidoreductase gives MAKKILVILGQPQRKSYGGALAQAYIEGAQTAGAEVQTLFLGELAFHPAPSTNGPAELEPDLQRAQAAIRWAEHLVFVYPIWWGTIPALLKGFIERTFAPGFAVNFHQDSPRWDKLLCGRSARLIVTMNTPPWIYRWLFGRPGHVTMKRTILKFCGIQPVKITDVGPVQKATATERERWLAQVRLLGQNLL, from the coding sequence ATGGCGAAGAAAATTTTGGTGATTTTGGGCCAGCCGCAACGCAAGAGTTACGGCGGCGCATTGGCGCAGGCCTATATAGAAGGCGCGCAAACGGCAGGTGCTGAAGTGCAGACGCTGTTTTTAGGCGAGCTCGCTTTCCACCCGGCGCCGTCGACCAACGGCCCGGCGGAGCTCGAGCCGGATTTGCAACGCGCGCAAGCAGCGATTCGCTGGGCCGAACACTTGGTGTTCGTCTACCCCATTTGGTGGGGCACGATTCCGGCGCTGCTGAAGGGCTTTATCGAACGCACCTTCGCGCCCGGTTTCGCCGTTAACTTTCATCAGGATTCGCCGCGCTGGGACAAGCTGTTGTGCGGTCGCAGCGCGCGTTTGATCGTGACGATGAACACGCCGCCGTGGATTTATCGTTGGCTCTTCGGTCGCCCGGGGCACGTGACGATGAAGCGCACGATCCTCAAGTTCTGCGGCATTCAGCCGGTGAAGATTACCGACGTCGGTCCGGTACAGAAGGCAACGGCCACGGAGCGCGAGCGTTGGTTGGCGCAGGTGCGCTTGCTCGGACAGAATTTGTTGTAG
- a CDS encoding recombinase family protein, which produces MCCSSLSKRRRFGLNEIHAKGVDLYLHQQGIDTTTPAGKALFHMCGVFAEFERAVIQERVKAGLARAKAQGKTLGRPFKHGPIDEGAIRKALKKGTGKLKIAREFKIGVSVVQRIAATA; this is translated from the coding sequence ATTTGTTGTAGTTCCCTGTCGAAGCGTCGTCGGTTCGGCCTAAATGAGATTCACGCAAAAGGTGTCGACCTCTATTTGCACCAGCAGGGCATTGATACCACCACGCCGGCCGGCAAGGCACTATTCCACATGTGCGGCGTCTTCGCTGAGTTTGAGCGTGCGGTGATTCAAGAGCGCGTCAAAGCAGGACTTGCCCGTGCGAAAGCACAAGGTAAGACGCTAGGCCGCCCCTTCAAGCACGGTCCCATCGACGAGGGAGCCATTCGCAAGGCGCTCAAGAAGGGCACCGGCAAATTGAAGATCGCGCGCGAGTTCAAGATAGGGGTGAGCGTCGTGCAGCGGATCGCGGCGACCGCGTAA
- a CDS encoding class I SAM-dependent methyltransferase, with the protein MSFHDHFSGHAGAYAKYRPDYPPALFDYLATVAPARALAWDVGTGSGQAALGLVPFFQHIVASDPSAEQIEQAQPHPQVTYVVAAAEQSSLPAHSVDLITVAQAIHWFDFARFYAEVRRVLKPDGRLAVFGYGLNEITPAIDAIMLRYYRDIVGPYWPPERRYLDEQYATLPFPFTELRTPSFRLQQSWDLAAFRGYLATWSATQGYLRERGSDPLALIDAALINAWGTPTIARRVTWPLYLRVGR; encoded by the coding sequence ATGAGTTTCCACGATCACTTTTCCGGCCATGCTGGCGCCTACGCCAAATACCGGCCGGATTATCCGCCGGCGCTGTTCGATTACTTGGCAACGGTCGCACCGGCACGCGCGCTCGCTTGGGATGTCGGCACCGGCAGCGGTCAGGCGGCGCTTGGGCTGGTGCCTTTTTTTCAACATATCGTCGCTAGCGATCCGAGTGCCGAGCAGATCGAACAAGCACAACCGCATCCGCAGGTGACGTACGTAGTTGCGGCCGCCGAGCAGTCGAGTCTGCCTGCCCACAGCGTCGATCTCATTACTGTCGCCCAAGCGATCCATTGGTTCGACTTCGCGCGGTTCTACGCGGAAGTGCGTCGCGTTCTCAAGCCCGACGGTAGGCTCGCCGTGTTCGGTTATGGGCTCAATGAAATTACGCCGGCGATCGATGCGATCATGCTGCGTTATTACCGCGATATCGTCGGGCCGTACTGGCCGCCGGAGCGGCGTTACTTGGACGAGCAGTATGCGACCCTTCCTTTTCCGTTTACCGAGCTCCGCACGCCGTCGTTTCGTTTGCAGCAATCGTGGGACCTCGCGGCATTCCGCGGTTATTTGGCGACTTGGTCGGCGACGCAAGGCTACCTGCGTGAACGCGGCAGCGATCCGTTGGCGCTGATCGATGCCGCGTTAATAAATGCCTGGGGAACTCCAACTATTGCCCGGCGTGTGACCTGGCCGCTCTATCTGCGCGTCGGTCGTTAA